A region of Candidatus Methylomirabilota bacterium DNA encodes the following proteins:
- a CDS encoding ABC transporter substrate-binding protein, which yields MIARLVALGASLLLTLSAAPDGAAQTKVRVGWCAKTVSSAATPFAIATKMGWFKEDGVEVELVPLSGSGDCVKTVATKEVAYALPSVEPLAAARPQGVKAKIFYTAYQGNIYGIAVPADSPVQKMTDLKGKNIGVISMGSAGVHIARALAATSGMDPAVDINVVVAGEGAQTAAMVRSGQVAALSQYDTQYAMVENAGVKLRVLDTKDIDRYPSNGLLALEDTLKTRPREAAAVARGYARGTIFAINNPEAAIRMLYEVYPQTRPTGKDEATAIRDDVRVLQARIVNWKLDKAGVSKWGENSETNYAAYAEFLLKWGVIKQKVDVHDLITNELIGSINNFDPAKVAAEARAYKR from the coding sequence CCGCACAGACCAAGGTCCGCGTCGGCTGGTGCGCCAAGACCGTCTCGAGCGCGGCCACTCCCTTCGCGATCGCCACCAAGATGGGCTGGTTCAAGGAGGACGGCGTGGAGGTCGAGCTGGTGCCCCTCTCCGGCTCGGGCGATTGTGTCAAGACGGTGGCCACCAAGGAAGTCGCCTACGCCCTGCCGAGCGTCGAGCCGCTGGCCGCGGCGCGGCCGCAGGGAGTGAAAGCCAAGATCTTCTACACCGCATACCAGGGCAACATCTACGGCATCGCGGTCCCGGCGGACAGCCCGGTGCAGAAGATGACCGATCTCAAGGGCAAGAACATCGGCGTCATCTCGATGGGATCGGCGGGCGTGCATATCGCCCGCGCCCTCGCCGCGACCAGCGGCATGGATCCGGCCGTCGACATCAACGTGGTGGTCGCGGGGGAGGGCGCCCAGACCGCCGCCATGGTGCGGAGCGGACAGGTCGCGGCGCTGAGCCAGTACGACACCCAGTACGCGATGGTCGAGAACGCAGGCGTGAAGCTACGGGTCTTGGACACCAAGGACATCGACCGCTATCCCTCCAACGGGCTCCTCGCCCTCGAGGACACGCTGAAGACGCGGCCGAGGGAGGCCGCGGCAGTCGCGCGCGGCTACGCGAGGGGCACGATCTTCGCCATCAACAATCCGGAGGCGGCGATCCGCATGCTGTACGAGGTGTACCCGCAGACGCGCCCGACCGGCAAGGACGAGGCCACCGCGATCCGCGACGACGTCCGCGTCCTCCAGGCGCGGATCGTGAACTGGAAGCTCGACAAGGCCGGCGTGAGCAAGTGGGGCGAGAACTCCGAGACCAACTACGCGGCCTACGCCGAGTTCCTGCTCAAGTGGGGCGTGATCAAGCAGAAGGTCGACGTGCACGATCTGATCACCAACGAGCTGATCGGGTCGATCAACAACTTCGATCCGGCCAAGGTGGCGGCCGAGGCCCGCGCCTACAAGAGGTAG